The following proteins come from a genomic window of Candidatus Angelobacter sp.:
- a CDS encoding choice-of-anchor tandem repeat NxxGxxAF-containing protein, whose translation MKDVSPVFLRHPLLLMFLLAATARAGLVKLAESGDPEPGSTNQFFIISQDPTINERGQVAFYTDLRNTSGFAQGFGFFLADGDTNTTIACTGEAPPDANGYFNTFHEPAALNASNQVFLANLASTLGGSSDNAGIYQLSGGVLTQLARKGQPATPESGTFQGLANASIPVNRSGQTAFTGQTSSNIVALFRSTGTTLTRLAWYNEPSPDGNGTLGNLFAAPALNNNGQVAFFSTIFSSTNSSSFAFLLADGNSLKVLTRSQQASPDGNGVFLLFPNELPAINDHGQMAFIADLTGTTGGSADNEGLYRTDGNTTVQLARKGQFVPNGNGRFLDFGQSYVAINNNGQVAFFADLTGTTGGNSDNAGIFLADGNTVTQLARKGQTAPDTNGVYSTFGLNRPALNNKGQVAFRATLTGTSGGTTDNQGVFLVDADGSILQIIRAGQVIDGETVFTPNFLEGPNYGGMTGLNDEGQMAVWSALNGNHAVYLWSRPKMGEVVKTASTVTVGWTSFGGGTNVLQAAPSPTASFTNIAVISLRANRLVRTNYSEPVITNAQMRIYRVNEISK comes from the coding sequence ATGAAAGACGTATCACCCGTGTTTCTCAGGCATCCGCTCCTGCTCATGTTCCTTCTTGCCGCAACCGCCCGCGCCGGTCTCGTCAAGCTCGCCGAGAGCGGCGACCCCGAACCCGGCAGCACGAATCAATTCTTCATCATCAGCCAGGACCCGACCATAAACGAGCGCGGCCAGGTCGCGTTTTACACGGACCTCCGCAACACCAGCGGCTTTGCGCAGGGGTTCGGATTTTTCCTTGCCGACGGTGACACGAACACGACCATCGCCTGCACCGGCGAAGCCCCGCCGGATGCGAACGGATATTTTAACACGTTCCACGAACCGGCCGCGCTCAACGCCAGCAATCAGGTTTTTCTCGCGAATTTGGCCAGCACACTCGGAGGCAGCTCGGACAACGCGGGCATTTATCAGCTCAGCGGCGGAGTCCTCACCCAACTGGCTCGCAAAGGTCAACCGGCAACACCGGAAAGCGGCACGTTCCAGGGTCTGGCGAACGCTTCGATTCCAGTCAACCGCAGCGGCCAGACTGCGTTTACCGGCCAGACGAGTTCCAATATCGTGGCTCTGTTCCGTTCAACGGGTACGACGCTCACGCGTCTGGCCTGGTACAACGAGCCTTCACCGGATGGCAACGGCACTCTGGGCAATCTGTTCGCCGCTCCGGCTCTGAACAACAATGGACAGGTCGCATTCTTCAGCACAATCTTCTCTTCGACCAACAGCAGCAGCTTCGCGTTTCTTCTCGCGGATGGAAATTCGCTCAAAGTTTTGACCCGCTCACAGCAAGCTTCCCCCGATGGCAACGGCGTTTTCCTTCTCTTTCCGAACGAACTGCCGGCGATAAATGACCATGGCCAGATGGCTTTTATCGCGGACCTCACTGGAACGACCGGTGGCTCGGCTGATAATGAAGGATTGTATCGCACCGACGGCAATACAACGGTTCAACTCGCGCGCAAGGGTCAGTTCGTTCCGAACGGCAACGGAAGGTTTCTCGACTTCGGACAATCTTACGTTGCCATCAACAACAACGGACAGGTCGCCTTTTTCGCTGACCTTACCGGGACGACCGGCGGCAATTCGGACAATGCGGGAATCTTCCTTGCCGACGGCAACACCGTGACTCAACTCGCGCGCAAAGGCCAGACCGCGCCGGACACCAATGGCGTTTACTCCACCTTCGGCCTCAATCGTCCGGCCCTGAACAATAAAGGCCAGGTGGCATTCAGGGCCACGCTCACAGGCACGAGCGGCGGCACGACCGATAACCAGGGGGTTTTCCTCGTAGATGCCGATGGCTCGATTCTTCAGATCATCCGCGCCGGTCAAGTGATCGACGGCGAAACAGTCTTCACGCCGAATTTTCTCGAAGGGCCGAATTACGGCGGCATGACCGGCTTGAATGACGAAGGGCAGATGGCCGTGTGGTCGGCCCTGAACGGAAATCATGCCGTCTATCTGTGGAGTCGTCCGAAAATGGGTGAAGTCGTCAAGACGGCCAGCACGGTCACCGTCGGTTGGACCAGCTTCGGCGGAGGAACGAATGTCCTGCAAGCCGCTCCGTCGCCGACCGCTTCTTTCACGAACATCGCGGTGATTTCCCTTCGCGCGAACCGGTTGGTCCGGACGAATTATTCAGAGCCCGTTATCACCAACGCGCAGATGCGCATTTATCGCGTCAACGAAATCAGCAAATAA
- a CDS encoding RCC1 repeat-containing protein encodes VWGWGWNSAGELGDGTTNATLVPVKVVGLTNPAVVSAGYKFSIALMPDGTVFQWGHGRVIGNSYTPVPTPGLSNIIAISAGWDQALALRSDHTVWAWGLNGVGEIGDGTTNNRPAPVQVTTLSNIVAVSGGDWHSSALDSDGTIWKWGRNDVGQLGNGTADGAGNYIAHPLPAKIQLDNNGAGFSNIVMVAARDWHNIAVKSDGSVWQWGANDQGQCGDNTTVDRWRPVQVAGLGARVGLSLNIRPNLQPGQYDLRWASATGEFFNVEYTTNLTTGFGALLLTNVLATPPTNSVTVTATNAGRFYRLKF; translated from the coding sequence GGTCTGGGGTTGGGGCTGGAACTCGGCGGGAGAACTCGGAGACGGAACCACCAATGCGACCCTGGTGCCGGTAAAGGTCGTCGGCCTCACCAACCCCGCCGTCGTGTCCGCCGGCTACAAGTTCAGCATTGCGCTGATGCCGGACGGCACCGTCTTCCAATGGGGCCATGGCCGCGTCATCGGGAACAGCTACACTCCCGTCCCAACTCCGGGGTTGTCCAATATCATCGCCATCTCCGCCGGATGGGACCAGGCGCTGGCACTCAGGTCGGACCACACCGTCTGGGCGTGGGGACTTAACGGCGTCGGCGAAATCGGCGACGGCACCACCAACAATCGGCCGGCCCCGGTGCAGGTCACGACGCTGAGCAACATCGTCGCCGTCTCCGGCGGCGACTGGCACTCCTCGGCGCTCGACTCCGACGGCACAATCTGGAAATGGGGTCGGAACGACGTGGGGCAGCTCGGCAACGGGACCGCCGACGGCGCCGGCAACTACATTGCCCATCCGTTGCCGGCAAAAATCCAGCTCGACAACAACGGCGCCGGCTTCAGCAACATTGTCATGGTGGCGGCCCGGGACTGGCACAACATCGCCGTCAAATCCGACGGCTCGGTCTGGCAATGGGGCGCGAATGACCAGGGCCAGTGCGGCGACAACACGACTGTTGACCGGTGGCGTCCGGTGCAGGTCGCCGGACTCGGGGCGAGAGTTGGCCTGTCCTTGAACATCCGACCCAACTTGCAACCCGGCCAGTATGATCTTCGTTGGGCCAGCGCAACCGGCGAATTTTTCAACGTCGAATACACGACGAACCTCACGACGGGTTTCGGCGCCCTCCTGCTCACAAATGTCTTGGCAACTCCACCGACAAATTCGGTGACCGTGACGGCCACCAACGCGGGCCGCTTTTACCGCCTTAAATTCTGA